A window of Glycine soja cultivar W05 chromosome 13, ASM419377v2, whole genome shotgun sequence genomic DNA:
GAATTTCCAGTcataattatatcatcaacatatactaATAAGTAAAGTGTAACCTCTGGTTTTTGGTAGATGAAAAGAGATGCATCTGCAGTGGAATTGACAAAACCAAGGGAGAGCAGGAATACGCGAAGCTCCGTATACCAGGCGCGGGGTGCTTGCTTCAGCTCATAGAGTGCCTTTTTGAGGTGACAAACATGATCAGGAAAGTTTTTGTTGATAAAACCAGGTGGTTGTATCATGAAGACTTCATCCTTAAGTGTCCCTTGAAGAAATGCATTGTTGACATCAAGCTGACGTATGGGCCACCCTTGACGAACTGCAAGAGTTAGGACAATGCGAATGGTCACCGGTTTAACAACGGGGCTAAAAGTTTCTGTATAGTCCCAACCAGAGCGTTGGTGAAACCCTTTGGCGACTAACCGAGCCTTGTAACGATCCGTCTGGATTTCGTTTGATTCGAAATACCCATTTACAGCCAACCAAATTTTAATCAGAGGACCGACTGACAAGATCCCAAGTGTTGTTGTGGTGTAAGGCATCAAATTCGGCTTGCATGGCTGAGCGCCAATCAGGGTTGCGAAGGGCCTGGGTGATGGTGTTGGGTTCAATGGGAGAGGAGGCTTGGACATGGAGATTAAGCTTTTGGATGGGTTTGATAATGTTGTTTTTAGACCGAGTGATGATCCCACCTCCATTTGGGTTGACAATGGTTTGGGGTGGTGGAGCAGAGAGTTGCGGGGATGATTGTGAGGTTGGAGGAGGAGATTGAGTGGGGTTTGTGGGTTTGGTGGAGGACTGGGCCATATATGGGGAGTTGGTGATGGATGGGGAGGAAGGGGCAGGAGATGAATCTTCCGGTGGGTTCATGGGTTGTAAGATGGAGAGTTGAAGTGGGCCTGTTTGTTGCTCCGGACTTGGACTAGCGTGAGTTACTAGGGAGTTGAACGGGAATTCAGATTCAACGAACTTCACATGCCGAGAGGTGTAGATCCTTCCTGTTGTGGGATCGAGACACAAATATGCATGTTGATCAGCCGAGTAACCTACAAAAACACACATAGCAGACTTTGGTGCAAGTTTATGGTTAGCATATGGTTTAATCCAGGGAAAACACAAACATCCAAAACACTTTAACTTATGATAATCCGGACTAATGTTGAGCAATTTAGAATAGGGTGATTGGTACCCAAGAATTGGAGTTGGGAGGCGATTTATGAGATAAGCGGCGGTGGTCATGGCGTGAGGCCAATAGGTGAGGGGCAAGCCCGAGTGATGGAGAAGAGAGAGACCGGTTTCAGCAATGTGACGATTCCGGCGTTCTGAAATTCCATTATGTTCAGGTGTATGAGGTGGCGTTGTATGATGACTTATACCatgatttagtaaaaaagggcgAAGACCAATATATTCGCCACCATTGTCTgtgtaaagaatttttattttgtgatgataGAAATTTTCAACTAGCGATTTAAATTTGGGAAATATAGTTTGCACATCAGATTTTCGTTTCATTGGATATAGCCAAATATAGCGAGTAAAATGATCAACAAACATGCAATAATAGCGAAGACCATCAATTGATAAAATAGGAGAAGTCCAGACATCagagaaaattatttctaatggATAACAAGATTTAAGAGTGGATTCATGGAATGGAAGTTTATGACTTTTGCTAATTTGACACGAGTTACAATCGGATTGCGGAAATTTATCTGAGCCTAAGGAAAAATGTTTCTGaacaaatttgaaaatagaagATGAAGGGTGCCCAAGCCTATGATGCCATGATGCAGAGGATTCTGTTCGAACCGTGTGAACGGAGGGTGAGGTGGCGGGCCAGAGATAGAGTCCATCCACACATGAGCCTTTATGGGTTGTGTGACCCGTCTGCAAGTCCTTCACATAAAAAGAGTTTGGCAGGAAAACAACAGCAGAGTTGGTTTGTTGGGTAAGTTTAGAGACagagattattttttgtttcatggaAGGAACACACAAAGCATTAGACAAGGATAAATCATTAAGTAAAAGTGTTCCAGAATGAGTGATGTTTAAACCTGAACCATTACCCATAAACAGTGAGTCAGGACCAGTGTACGGATGATGAAGCGCCAGATTATTGAGATCATTGGTTACGTGATGTGTCGCTCCACTGTCAAACAGAAAATCATGTTGCGATGGGCCGGCAGTTGCAGTATTGACCTGAACCTGTCCAGTGTGAGCCGGAGAGTTACGAGGTGGCGGTGGGACACTAGGATGCTGCTGCTGGAAGGTTTTGCACTGAGAGAGAACATGACCTTTGATGTTGCACCACTGACAGCGGCCGAGAAAAGGTTTGCGAGATGCTTTGGCATAGGTGTTTTTGAGAAGGATCCAGAGATCATGCGAGGTCTTGGTTTGAGACACTAGGGAGGCCACTTCATTAGAGAGAGTGGTGAGGAGAGCACCATATATAAGGCGGTCCTGTCGACGCCAGGTTTGGTAAGTAGGATTCTGAGTTGTTACCGGAAGTGATGCAGTGGTGGGGGTCGTTTCCGACGGAGTCGGCGTCGAAGATGTTGGAGCGGTGAGGATCGTTTCTGACGGCGCAGGAAAAGATCCATCTGGATATTGGAGGAGATCATAGCCATCAAGGAGAGCTTCAACTTGTTGTTTCCAATTAGGATAATTGTTGGGAAGAAGTTTGGTGACATTGGTGAAAGTGATGCAAGCAAGGGGTTTGGATGGCTCATGGAGGTTGGGAACGAAGGAGTTGTTGTCGGCCATGGGAGGCAAGGGTGGGGAACGACGTCCTTAATTGAAGAAATAGGGAATTGGTGGATCGTTTAGGCTGATACCATATAGAGGAATAAGTTTGtaacttttattaataaatttgatattagttTACAGTGATATATATACAAGTGAACAGCCCTAATATGTAGTGAATCAAGCTACCAATCTCCTAATAATTCTCAACAAATCAGAATTGGAAATAACAGATTTGCACAGATTTGCACggctaaataattaaaggaattgaaaactaattattatgATTGATAACCTACACCCTTGTGGATTGAGCTACTATTATGGACGGATTCTAGATGCAATTCCTCGTACAACACGCCTCCCACACCTCTGTTGATTGAGCCACAATGTTGTGGGTGAACCTGACCTGCAATTTCTTTCCCAGCATGCCTCCCACATCTCTATGGGCGTAACCACACCAGTGTGGGGCGGGtcaactttttatttatgaatttttaaatgtttattttcaattagGCTTGGACATATGTCttcattttttaagtttttaaatagACCTTTTGATGAGAGAATGGATTCTAGACTGAACACTCTTGTGACGGCTTAGGATTGAAGATCATCTTCCTTTTGATTCTTTCAATTTGcctattttcaatttctatttcttttggGTTTCTATAATGACTATGTTCAAGTAAAATCCTATTTTCTAGGATCGAGTAAAACCCTATTTTCTAGAATTGGGGCTCAGCCCTTGGAAACCAATTTGGTTTAATTGAAATTTCGTTTGTTTCTATTTGTGTTTATCTTGTTCATTTATTGAATGTGAAACACTTGatcaacattttttataattttagacaATGGGAAAAGAACTAAAATATGAACCTAATTGTTAAAAACCGCTTTGAACCATGAAAGTAAGTTTGATACTTTGAGGTTCAACAAATTAACACTGTTCATAAAATGtctaattaaacataaatatcACAAAAGAGTAAATTCAATTAAGCATGTTTTCATATCTTGAAAGAGAATGTAGTTTAATTTGGGCTAATGTGCCTTCGTACAGAATTAAATAGAGTAATTGGTTAGTCGATTAAGCAAATTGGAACCCATGGTGCGAAAAATCTTAATGCTGGAAGTTttctcataatttaattttattcatttaaaatattgctttatcttgatttctttaatCAAATTTCTAAATCTTTTTCCAATCATTTAGTTTCTATTATTAGAACGATACGTACGCCTGCGGTAACGTATCATCAGACTGCAAAATCATTATGGCAAACTACTGAGACTAAAAAATTTGACAAGCTCGTttcaattggaaaaaaaaaaaaaaaaactattactgCTGTAGAGCAAATTACATGTTCATACGTCCATACCCGAAGAATAGAATCAAACTCAAGGCATCTATGTTAGCATGTCCAGAAAGACTTAGATTATTAACTTGAACTCGAGGGTGATTTTAGCGGTACATGATCTAACATGGTTAAATTACTTTCCTATCTATTTCTTTAGAAAACAAATCGGGTACAATGAAACATTTACCTAACCCCAGACACCCCACCAAccgatcatatatatatattgggggAATCAAAAAAGGTTAAAGGCCAGGGTAGGCTACCTCATTCCAAGGCCATGGCATGACGCAGGCCATGGCAAAGGCAGccaatcaaataattaatgagAAAAATACAAGCTCTGCATATACGCTCCACCATCTTCATTATGCATGAGTCGCTGTGGGCCTGAAACAATCAATATTGCATAATCCAACCGATCTCACCATCTCCCCAAAACTGCAAccacaaaacagaaaaataaagtcAAATAACATTGCTACTGCAGCATTTGAACTCACTACATTGGACATGGTTTATATCTCACCGGTCAATGCTATTTCTAGCTTTTTCGGGTATATCTGATCCATTAAATGACTTCTCAGGGTGATCTATACTGTTTCTTGATTTATCTCTCCTGTCTACGCTGGCTCTTGACTTCTCTTTACGGTCTGTGCTTGCACTAGGCTTTTCTTTCTGATCAATACTCTTCAAATTCTCCTTTTGATCCATGCTGAGTCTGGATTTCTCTCGAAAGTCTATGCTGTTCCTAGGTTTGTCAAGTTGATCCGGAATAAGATCAGATCCAGTTTTTTGATGCGGTGACTTCTCAATGACTGTGATGAATTTCTTGAGGTGCTTTATATATTGAGGGTAAAGCTCCAAATCACAGTGATTTCCTCCTTTAATCCATAAGGGCTCGTACTTTTGTTTACAATTTTCCCAAAGTTGCTTCCCATGGGAGCAATCCACTACATCATCAGCTGTTCCCTAAAGTATAAAAGGCAATACAAAGAACAATCTCAGTATATAAACACGGTTGAAAGTTGAACCACAACCTTTTGTAGCATTATACAATTCATATGCTCACTTATTATGTAGTTGAGAGATGAAAAACCATTCTAACCCATAAATATGTTCCCAAAtatctaaattaaataaatagattgGCCATATGAATGCAACTCGTAAGCTCACTTACAACACAGATTACCAGTTAAAGAAACATTCTAACCCATAAATATATTCCCAAATATGTAAGATAAATAAACAGGCTAAATGTTTATCATAAGCATATAATTGGTGCAAGCAAATTTGAGAAAGACACATTGTGTTTGAAAAATGCATATAGGAAACTCAATCAAGCATCAGCAACAACAATGGTCAAGAATCAACTATTGACAACCTAATTCATAATCAGAATAGCtccaaataatattaacaagtTCATACGGCTCAGTATTATGTGGGAATAAGAACATGTAAAGAAACCAAAACAATATAAGTTAGGAACAATTAGGATGCGAAAGTGACCTAGTGCATGAGGCTCCTTCCTATTGGGGTTTGGGGAGAGAAGATGTATGCaaataaatagttaataaacaaaagcaACTGTAGAAAATACATCATATAATTACTCCAAAATCGCAGCCTCTTCTATGCAATGGTATATCtagttttaactaaaaatataagtgACAGCAGTCAGAAATGAGAAGAATACTCACATGAATCACAAGAACAGGACAATTCACTAAGGGGATTTTATCAATGTTCTGCGTCAAAAGAAGaccaataatattaaaatggatgaaaagtgaacattatgaattatgattcaCCAATTTAGCATTGATATAGGTAAAACCTTATAAATGTCAAACCAGTATGTGCGCTTCACAGAATACATGACACGAAGGCCCGATAAGATTGGACTGTGGAGAATCACAGCCCTAAGGTTTGGTAAACGAGAAGCCAAATCTATAGTGGGTCCGCTACCAACAGATTGCCCATACAGAACAATATCTTCCTCTTTCGCCCCATACTTCTCCTGCAGGCATTTATAAACAGCTTCTATATCTGCATAAGTGTTCTGCTCACTAGGCTGTccaaaaagaaatatatcaaATTGTTAAATTCAAGCTACCTAGCATGAAGCAATCTCACAATGTTCTATACCCCTTTTTTTCTTATCCCCTTCTATCTTTACTAAATTTTGAGTATATTCCTCTTCCCTCCATTAAGACTTAAAATATATTCTCCCTCCCTTTTTTCTAAATATGCACTTCTCCCCTAAGAGATGAATGAGTTACActttaatcattttcattatatAGGAACTTGTTAAAAATGGTGAATAATTATGAATGTCTCCTAAtgatattcaattttatttacaacTTTCAGAGTCACCAAGAACTAATTTGAACATCCTATTATTGATTTTAGTATTTTAGAGGATAGAATATCAGAATGAAGTTTTAAATACCTTTATTAACTTTGAAAATTCATTTACATTAAAATGAACTCGAACATAACACacaataatttaaaactttgtAAATCTGCCTACCAAAAATTCACTCCTATATTATACATTAGAATATCCAATCTAAAGAGTGAAATTGTCACTATCCTTACTCTCTTGGATTTCAATTAGACAATGTCAATATTCTCTATCTTATTTCCGTTGGATGTGCACTACTTCCAAAACTAgccaaaaaaattcttttaaccaTCTCAAACTACTGTCCTTATATCTCTATTTATATACTCGATTTTCTTTACTGCATAtcccttttaatattttatttctgtttctaaatgaattttctatgatttttaaagtgaaattaatcaaattatcaATAGTTAGAAAAACTTtaaatcacaatttaaaatgtttattgcaaatctaaaatgtaatttttatattcaccgataattaatatgaattttaacatatttatacattaaaaaaatatttatttattataaatttcatttacttatataaaataaacattcatcTTGTAGAATACACAAGCTAAAATACAAAGTATACTAATAATCAGCACCATCACTcaacagaaataaaaagaacaaatatGCATACCTTCCCAGACGACTGCCCATATCCAGAATAGTCATAACTAGAGGGGGAAACAAAAAAGACATTTATCAGAAATTGTCATATTAGGTGCACAAAATTCAGAATGGAAGGACCGGTAAAATCCTTAATGGCAATTATGTATTTCAAGAACGCACGTGATAATTCCCATTTTTCCGGAAAAATAATAAGACTATGTTACATCTCTCGCCACCTAATTTTGCTATTCGAGAAATTATTATTCAGTCAAGTCACTAATTCAGTAAAAAGTCTAACACGAAACAGttccaaaaattcaatttcaaacactgaattaaaaaaaatcaaaagaaaaaaaagtaaatttacataaataactgtaccaaaaatatatacataaacaagtaaataaaaaaaaaagaaggaaaagtagAAACTGACCCCATGAGGTTAATTCGGAGGTGGATACTGAGTTCGCTGAACAACTCGTACATCTGACCCAGATCAGCGGCGTTTCCGTGCGAGTAAAGCAAAGTCAACGACGCCGTTGGGTTCTTTATGTACATCGCCACAACGATGTTCCCCCTCTCCGTTCTCACCTTCAATACGTCCACGTTCTCCCTCAGAGCCACCTCCGCCATCCGCGCCCTCCCCTCCGCCTCCTCCGCCACCGTGTACGACGGCGGATCAGGCGGAAAAAACGCGAACTTCGCCGCCATCGACGACGTCACCGCTCCCATCGAAACGCCAAAAgagaattgttttaaaaataaataaatttaagaaagaaaaaagaagaagaacgtTAGTTAGGTTAATTTTGAAAGAGTGAAGCGCGATTTTGAGAGTGGAAGGTTCTGGAGTCGGGAGAGGATATAAGAATATGATTATGGGAATTGGGGAGTGTTTGTTTTGTTGGAGCGGAATTGCGATGCGACAAACGCAAAAggaaatttgtgtttttttaacgttttatttttagggtttttgttttttgttttttggtttggGATTTTGCTGTTGAGTTTTGAATTGAATGAGCTGAGGTAAGGAGCGttggttttttattattattattatattattagtacCAAATacctattaattaattttattaataattattttttattgaaaaatatgaatGAATACTTTGACATGTAATATCTTTACTTAAAAGCTTGTGAAATTTGATTTGGTTTAATTGATTGGATTGCTCCAATGGAAATTAGTGGTATAATTAAaccaattttattattagataGATCATGTAATTGAGTTGGGATGATTCGACAATATTTGATCGATCAGATCACTTGATCTTAATTATACTAATTTAACTCGatcgattttataaaaaaaatcacttttacaatattattttaatgtctctattattaattgttattttacattttaaaatataaataaacttttattatttaaataatattaatcatatacttatatataattttaaatttttaatatatatcaaataaaaaaaccaacTACTAATTGACTGGTTGGATCACTTATCCTGACCTATCGATCCGATCGATGATTACACCAAATTTGACAACTATCccaagaataaaatttaatacgCCCATACCAACTATTTATCCATCCTTGATAGGGAAGCATGGGGTTTTAGGAGAGAGAGGTTTTGGCGCGGACGAGGAAGGTGGTGGCACGTGCGAGAGAAGGGAATGATTGGGTGGGAGGGCGATGTTTCAGAGACAAACGGTCATGCTTCATCAATGTTCACCACGTGTCCGTTATGGTTTTCTGCTGCTTTTGAATTGGGTCTCTCATCTCTCTGTTGTTTCCCATAGTTTGTTCGAAGAAAAGATTCTACAGCTTTTgctaaatcattattttttgcgctaatgatataaaaatcaaaaatagTTTTGTTTACAGTTGGATTATAGTAGGTATCAATTAATGTAAACTAAAATGTTAGTTACATGTTTAAAAGATATTTGCGTTCATATTTAATCGTGTGAAACAAAagattgataaattaattatatgaagtTAGATTAATGTGAACGAATAAAATATGTTCTATGagttaaatagaatttaataataatagttacattaaatttcaagttttaaaatttaaaatacataaaacaaGTGTTAATTACAAAGACAATAACCATATGAAACTAATCCTCTATCTATTATTGATAAAGAATCctctatttattttagaaacaaaattgacaattgaattaaagagaaaataaagatgtttttaaaagtaagttttctctcttctttctttttattttgtatttttacttataaatcatgcaaataaaaataaaataacataaatatgtAGAATATTATAATTAGTAATTTATTTTCTGCTAACATATGTAAAATGTCTATGAATAATAGAAGTATTCATTCATGTGTTCACATTGGAGTTTTTAATTGGTCGgtcttaaaataagtaattgctttggtttttcattttgttttataaagttcttttttcattttgaataaaCTATTTTAAGAAGGTTGTCAAGTCatggtttgttttgtttgtaattttgcTGTGGATTTTGAATCCAACTTTGTTCTTTTTGGCTTTTCAACTTTAATAATTAGGTTAACAAGGGTGTctttggtttatatttttattttttatttttattttctgaaaactatttttatttttaaaagattagaatgttaaaaatatgtttgatttgactttttgtttcttgctttcaagaaataaaaatactgaaaatacattttcaaaaaaaaatatatttttatatttgcttaaaattacattctttaAATAGGTAAAGAATAGAAGTGAAAACCTCtaataaatagatataaattCAACAATAACATAAATTCTGCCAACAAAAtcattatatttcaatttaaatcaagatttaaaatattataattattcattaaaaaaaatattttcaccaCTTCTCCAACACCCTTATAGCTAGCTAGATTTTGTTGGGAGTTCTCTCCCTGGCTAAACTGGCTTGTAAGCTCAAATTGCATATGGTCTACACAAAAAATCACTATATCAATTTAGCTGGTTTAACTTGAATAAGTTCAGGTGTTTAATCCTCCCTTGGAGAAATCTCCACAAATTAATGGCCCAATTTTACTTCAAAAACAGGTTTAATCTAGGAAATATTTAACTTTCAGAACTTTAAATATGAGGCTTTCTTCATTCTGGAGCAATCTCCAAGCTTGTTAATTTTGGCCCGCAAAGCATCATTAACCGGCTGGACTAGGAATTTTAATCTAGTTAAGAAATTAATGCAATAGTAACATAATTTAACGACAAAAATTGCGTTTTCGTCACTAATACCGGCTTAACAAaaatttcagtgacaaattttaaaaaaatatatgtaaattgtTTAGCCattaaagttaatatttttcttataacttCAATGATCCAGAATTGGTTGAAGGAGATTGTAAATCCAgttattttttcactttgtCTTTTTTGGGTACGAAAACTATAATAATGCTGCTCATATAAGGGGCCTCAAGGGCATGAGGCCCTTCACATGAATGGACAGCTGTCTCACAGTGCATGCACCTGTTTAGTGATCGCAAACCTTTTCAATCCTTTGGAAATAGTAGTATACATTTTGTGGCCATGAAAAAAACAAGTTTTATAAGAAGCTAGGCCAAAccgtaataaaattatttacgggaactaaaacaaaaaatttggcAAGTAAAGGCTGTGCATAATTGCAAAATGACAACTTGTTTGGTCAGttggataaataattaattaattaagtcagTTTCATAAGTGGGTAATTGAATCAGCCAAATAATGATATTAATCCAACTACATGAAAAGGCGTCAAGCCAATCCGGGCCTctatgaaaagataaaaaaaaaatcaacacattGAACTCATTTCAATCCTTTGGTAATAGTAGTATACATTTTGTGGCCATGacaaaaacatgttttataAGAAGCAAGGTCCAaccttaataaaattatttacgggaactaaaacaaaaaactttgGCAAGTAAAGGCAGTGCATGAATTGCAAAATGGACAACTTGTTTGGTATGttggataaataattaattaattaagtcagTTTCATAAGTGGGTAATTGAATCAGCCAAATAATGACATTAATCCAACTACGTGTTATGCATATCCAAAAGAATTTAACCATATATACACGTGTTTTTTGTGTGAAGCCTTTCTACGCGAAATCCCATCCCAAAAGAATTTAACCATATATACACGTGTTTTTTGTGTGAAGCCTTTCTACGCGAAATCCCATCCCAAAAGAATTTAACGCGCATCAAAATAATGCATATGTTTCAGGTAATTCGCATGCAAGTAGCTCTAGCTAACTCTATAAATATTCATCAAACTTGGCACAAATCATCCACTTATTCTCTAAACCGTAGCCAAAGTAGTAATTCATCTTGCTTTTCCTTTTTACCTGAAAAACCCTGTTCCAAGCCATGGCTCACTCCCCTTTTCTTTTGTTGCCAAATCTTCAAGGCTTTTggccttctttgcttgctatgATCACTTGCTTTATCATTATGATCAAAGCCCTAAGAAACAACTTCATTGAGAACTATTCCAACAAGCAAAAACCAAAACTACCCCCAGGCCCGAAACCATGGCCTATAGTTGGAAACCTTCCCGAAATGCTTGCAAACAAACCTGCCCATAAGTGGATACACAATCTCATGAAAGAAATGAACACCGAAATTGCGTGTAT
This region includes:
- the LOC114380899 gene encoding alpha/beta hydrolase domain-containing protein 17B-like; the encoded protein is MGAVTSSMAAKFAFFPPDPPSYTVAEEAEGRARMAEVALRENVDVLKVRTERGNIVVAMYIKNPTASLTLLYSHGNAADLGQMYELFSELSIHLRINLMGYDYSGYGQSSGKPSEQNTYADIEAVYKCLQEKYGAKEEDIVLYGQSVGSGPTIDLASRLPNLRAVILHSPILSGLRVMYSVKRTYWFDIYKNIDKIPLVNCPVLVIHGTADDVVDCSHGKQLWENCKQKYEPLWIKGGNHCDLELYPQYIKHLKKFITVIEKSPHQKTGSDLIPDQLDKPRNSIDFREKSRLSMDQKENLKSIDQKEKPSASTDRKEKSRASVDRRDKSRNSIDHPEKSFNGSDIPEKARNSIDRFGEMVRSVGLCNIDCFRPTATHA